GTTTTTCTTTTATAGGAAACAGATACCGCTCACCCTTTTCAATCATGCGCAATGCCGTATCCGGCAGCATTCGCTGAACATATTGGGATGTCCTGTCCGTTCTGTCCAATGTTGTGATGAACATGAGATTTTTGGACGCCCGGTAATCTTTGAAATCCGACAAGGGAACCTTTTCAAAATGGTAGATCTGTTCAATTTGGGGTGTCCGGATCTCCTTTTCCACCGGTTTCCGGATGGCTTCCTCTATGATTGCCCAGAGTGAGTCATCCACAAATGTATAAACCGGTCCGTCGTTTCCAACAGCCAGCTTTTTGTAGGGTTCACAGCTAAAAATGGTTAAAAGGATTAAGCTCAAAAGAATAAGTCGCTTCATCGTTGATCTCCGATTCAGGATGATTGATGTCCTTAGTGATAAAATAGTCAGAGAAATGGTCAAAATCACATGTTATTTACGGTCTGCCACCTGTAAAAAGCCACATAACGGCCGTCTTTGCCGGGATAGCGGTTTTATATTGGGTATCGAGGGGGATTTTTTCAGCGTTGTAAAGAGGCGAAATAAGTTCTGCATCTTTTCCGTTGATTTCAGGAACCAGGGAATTCATTGTGACGGAGGCAGGTTCAAAGTCATCATTGTAGATCAGAATTAGGATACTGTAATCATCGCAGCGCCAGGCAGCATAGAGAGAATCCCCTATGAGGATATGTTTCATGGGCGCCGTGAAAAGACCGGGGTGTTCCTGCCGGAGACGGTTCCATCGCCTGAATTGGTGATAGAGCAGGTTTTCCACCTCATTTCGCTCATCCTGTGTAAAGGCTGAAGTGGCATCATCCGGAAAACCTCCGGGAAATTTCTTCCGGTTCTCAGGATCGTGCCCACCGGTCATTCCGATTTCATCCCCATAATAGATCTGTGGAATGCCCCTGAGACCATATAACAGGGTAAATGCATTCACGTAGACCCGGATGTCTTCCCCCGTGTCCGTAAAAAAACGACCCATATCGTGATTATCCATAAAGACCGTCATCATGGAAGGATTCCGGTACATAAAATCCAGAGAAAGATTTTCATAGAATGTTTTAATACCGGTTTTCCCTGTAGTCAGTTGATGAATCTGGCTGGAATGGGCAAAATCCGTGATGGAGCTGAGTCCGTTTTGTAAGTCTGGTCGATTGCTGAAGAAAAACGAAAGAGGTGTTTTCTCAAAGACCATGGTTTCTCCGAGAATAAAAAGGCCGGGATACTCTTTCCGGACGCCCCGGGCCCATGTGGCAGATCCTGCAGTATCCGAATAAGGCCAGGTATCCTGCCGGATGCCATCCAATCCAAAGGTTTCAATCCACCAGATGGCATGGGTAATCCAGTAATCCACCACAGCATCATGCCGCAAATTCATATCTGCCAGGTATCCGGCAAACCATCCGGACTGGACAATTTCCCGGAGGGAATCCGGCCCCCATGTATTGATGACATCAAAAATCCGGTAATTGCAAGGTTCAAAGTCCTCTACGGAGTAATTGATCCATTCGGAAGATGGTGGATTTTGGGCCAGGGGATGGGAAGGGGAGATGTGATTGATAATATGATCCATGATGACTTTTATCCCAAGGGACTGGCTTTTATCTACCAGTTCCCGGTAAGTCTGGAAATCCCCCAGATGTGGCTCAATGGCATAGAGATCTGTAGGCGTGTATCCATGATAGCAGTTGATGTAATTGTTTTCAAAAACAGGTGTCATCCAAAGAACCGTGATTCCCAGATCCCCAAGGTAATCCAGTTGGTTGATCACGCCTTGAAGATCCCCACCGCGCCGGCCCCATGGGTGTTCAGGACGTACCGGGTCTTTGTGGCCCGGGATGAAATTCCGGTCAGTATCTCCATCTGAAAACCGGTCCGGCATCAGCAGGTAAATCACATCCCGTGCATTGATATCTGCCGGTAATTTCCCCGTCCTTTCTGCAATGGGGAATTCCATAGTGGCAGATTCATGGCTAAAAAGTCCTTTTTTCTTTTTAAATGTGATGGTTTCCGTTCCGCTTTTGAGGATTTTCAGTTTCACCCGGTAATAAGCCGGATTGGGATAGGGATGTGCTTCCAGAATTTTGGCGAATTCTCCGCTTGTCTGGGCGGAAAAACCGGTAAAATCATCTCCATAGATCAGCAGGGTGACGGTGTCGGTTTCCATGCCGCTCCACCAGTTTGGCGGCTCGGTTTTTGTAATTGTCAGTGAAAAAAGAGATTCCGCCGAGAAAAAAAGAATCAGTGGGAAAATCTTATAAAAAATCCATTTCATCGAAACCCTACAGATTTGATTGAATCTTTTGCCGGATTACATTTTTTGGAACAGCACCCAGAATGGAGTCAGCCACCGTCCCGTTTTTAAAGATCATCAGTGTGGGAATAGACCGGATCCCGAATTTTTGTGAAGTCACCGGTGAATGATCCACATTGACTTTGGCAACGATTATTTTACCTTCCATCTCAGCGGCGATTTCATCCAGGAACGGGGCAATCATGCGGCAAGGCATACACCATTCTGCCCAAAAATCGACAACGACGGGGACTTCACTTTTTAAGACATCTTTTTCAAAATTTGAATCATTAACATGGATGACATTTTCAGCCATATTGATCTGCTCCTGATTTAGTGTTTTCGAGTTAATCCGGTATTTAAAATAACATTTCCAGTTTTAGATCGCACGAACTTTGTTACGTTACCGGGAAAGTGACCGGTTCCACCGGAGTATTTCCTGGAAAGTCGGTCTTTTTCCATACATGAGAACCGCCAGGCGGAATATCCGGGATGAGAGCCAAATCAGGAAAACAATCCAGGCAACCAGATACAGAGCCATGCCCAGAATACTCCAGAATGGGGGGGTGGATATCCCGATACGGGCAATCATCAGTAAAGGGGTGATCAGCGGGATGTAAGACAAAATTACCGACAGACTGCTTTCAGGATGTTCCAGCATAAAAGAGATAAAATAAATGGGCAATAAAGCGATGAGGGATAGAATTCCCCCTAACTGTTGAGCATCCCGTTCATTGTCAAAAAGAGATCCCAGGGCGACATAAATCGTGCTGAACATGAGATATCCCAAAATGAAAAAGACAAAATACCATATCAGGTGACTCGTATTCATAAGTCCGGACGTCCATTGGTCGGATAAAAAATGGCTTCCTGCCAGATACAGGATGATCATGTAAATAAATATTTGTGTTAAGCCCAACAGTCCCATGCCTAAGATTTTTCCGGCCATAATTTCCGAAGGCTTTACGGAGGACAGGAGGAGTTCTACAATTTTATGGGTTCTTTCTTCGATGATACTCGAAATAATGCTTTGTGAGGTGGTAATAATGCCCATAATCAGCACAAACATAAAAACAAAGGGAGTCATGTAGCGGATAAAAATATTTTGACCGGATAGGACCCCTTGTTCTGTAAGTTGATATTCCTTCAGTTTTACAGGTGTCTGGATAAAAGCCAGCACATCCCTGTTCAATCCTGCTTTATCCATCCGGTAGGATTCTGCCGCGTCCTGAAGTCCGCTTTGTATCCGGCTGATGTGGTCGGGTCCCATATTTTTATAGTAGATTTCAGTTACTATGGTATCTGATTCTGCCAGGTGGACGGTCAATACGGCATCTGCCATATCCTGCCCGATCATGTGACGTATCAGGGTGTCTTTTTCCGTTTTGGTCCTATTCGATTGCCGGGTAAAAAGATAACGGGGCTCATTATTTTCCAGCCGGTATTTCCGGTTGAATGTGTTTTCAATGGTATCCGCCAGGGCATTGTCCGGGCACATCAAAACCAGATATTCCGGTTCAGGTCCGCTTTTCATGGCAAGCATTTGGGGACCAATGGCCAGCGCCAGAATGATGAAGGGGAGGATAATCGACAGGATAAAGGCTTTGGAACGAACCCTGTGAATATATTCCCATTGCAGTATTGTACGTATATTTTGCCACATATTAGGCCTCAACCAGCTTGATGAAAATATCTTCAAGGGATGGAGTATAACGGGCAATGCCCTCTATATCCCACATATCCGTCAGGCGGCGGACTGCTTCTTTAAAAGACAGATCGTCAGGTAAATAACCCCGGAGAATTTTATTCTGGATGTCATACGATTTGAAAAGTCCGGTGGCAATTTTTTCTGGCCGGGTCTTGAAACGGATCTCAATTTGCTGATCTCCGTGTTTTTCTTTGATGGATGCAAGAGCGCCTTCCAAGACAACCTGTCCCTTGTTGATCAGGCAGATATGATCACACAACTGTTCAACCTGGTCCATCTGGTGGGTACTCAGGACGATGGTTTTTCCCTCATCCCGGAACTCACGGATGATATCCTTCAGGATGATCTGATTGACCGGATCCAGACCGGTAAAAGGTTCATCGAGGATGAGAAGTTCGGGAAAACTGACGGTGGCAACGATAAACTGGATTTTTTGTTGATTCCCTTTGGAGAGCTCGCTGACTTTGCGGTCTGCCTGATCGCTCATGCCGAAACGGTCCAGCCAGATCTGACAGTGATCGGCTGCTTCCTTGAGAGAGAGTCCCTTCAACTGACCGAAAAACCGGATTACTTCCCGGATCTTCCGTTTTTGGTAGAGTCCGCGTTCTTCAGGAAGGTACCCCAGCATTCGGCTGTCGGTTCCTCCCGATGTCCCGTCGCCAATCCGGATTGTGCCGGAATCGGGTTGAATAATATTCATGATCATCCGGATTGTTGTGGTTTTTCCGGCACCGTTGGGACCCAACAGACCATAGACGGATCCCCGGTTAACCTGAAAGGAGACATCCTGAACGGCATGTACCTTTTCAAAGTGTTTTGTGACCTTTTCCAGCTTTAGCATATCAAATCTCCAGAAGTAGGAGAAATTACTTCGCACCAACCATGAATGCAAATTCTCAATAAAAATAATTATTGTAAGGTTAATAAATTCATGGTAGTATTATTACGAATACGATGAAGCAAATGAAACAGAGGAGGACAAGATGTCTAAAGTCTTTGATGATATTAAGAATTTCTTAAACGACTGGTGGACCAAAAACGGACCTAAAGTGGAAGGTATGGTCAAAACCACGGCTGAGAAAGCAGAGCATCTCACTCAGAAAGCCCGCCTGAAATATGACTTATACCAGGCTGGACGGGATTTGGCAAAAGCCTATGAAGAACTGGGTGAAAAGGTTTATCACGATATGAGTGAGAATAAAAAATTTGACTTCTCCGGGGATGATGACATCCAGGTACTGATGGATCAGATTGTTCTTGCAGAAAAAAAGGTTCAGGAAGTCCGGGATGAACTGGCACAGGTGGGGATGACACCGGAAGATGATCCCTTTGAGGAGGAAATGCCGGAAGATGTCAATGCAGCCGACGTTCCCGAGACAGATGAGCCAAAGGTCGGAGAGTAACAATTCTCTGAAAACATGAAGCATCGGAAACGAGACATATCCTATATTTCCCGGAAATGGGGAGTGAGTCCCAATTTATCCAGTTATCTTGAAGAAATTGCCGAGACCGAACCCCTGCCGCCGGAAGAAGAGATCCGTTTGAGCCAGCTTATCAAACAGGGAGATAAGGATGCCCTGAACAAGATGCTTTGTGCCAATTTGCGATTTGTGGTGTCCATTGCCAAAAAATATCAGAACCGGGGTTTACCCCTGGAGGATTTGATCAATATTGGCAATCTGGGGCTTATAAAGGCGGCACACCGTTATGATGAGAGCCGGGGGTTTAAATTCATCTCGTATGCCGTTTGGTGGATCAAACAGACCATTCTTCAGGCATTGGCTGAACAATCCCGAACGATCCGGATTCCCCTGACCATGGTTTCCATTATGAACAAATATGCCCGGGAAATGGAACACCTGGAGCAGACGTTTGAGCGGGAACCGAATTTTGAAGAGCTGGCGCAGGATATGGATATCAATCAGGACACGCTGGAAAAAACCCTCCAACTCAGCACATCTCCCCTTTCTGTGGATGCCCCGGTCCGTGATGAAAGCGATTCGTATTTTCTGGATATTATCGAGGATGAAGATGCCGATGCACCGGACAGCGAACTTATGGATGAGTCCCTCAAGTATGAGTTGCACGATGTGCTGAAGAATCTTACGGACAGGGAACAAAAAATCATAAAAATGTACTATGGACTGGAAAATTATCCTAAAATGACCCTTGAAGAGATTGGGGAAAAGGTTAACCTGACCCGGGAACGGGTCCGGCAAATCAAGGAAAAAGGCATCCGGAAACTTCGGCATATCAGCCGGGCCAGGCTCTTGCAGAAGTTTTTAGGTTAATACTTGATCGAAAGTAAATTCACCCTTAAAATATAGACATATGAGCCCACGACTGAAAAAATCACACAATACAAAGTTTCTCATCTTTTTTGAGCATGCGTCGGAAATGCGGGAGATGGTGATTCCAGTCAGTCGTATGGTACAGATTATCTGCCTGGTATTTTTATTCTTGTCGATGACGATTTATGGCTCTGCCCAGTATCTGGCTGGCATTTATTATGAAGAAAAAATCAAAGCAATTACAGCAGATAATGATGATCTGACATCAGTATTGTCAGAAATGCGGACCCGGATTTCCACCTTACAAAACCAGATTGATGTAATTGTGGAAAAAGATAAAGCCCTGCGTTTATATGCCAATCTGCCGGAAATTGATCAGGATATCCGGAAAATGGGCGTGGGTGGACGTGTGACGGAAGATTTTAACCTGGACAATCTGGATCCGGAAGATGAAAGCGCTCTGGAAAAGATGGATCTGAATCTGAAAGCCCTTTCACAGACTATCAAGCTCGAACTCATGAGCTATGAGACGCTTTTTGAAACGTTACAGACTCAGAAAGACCGGTTTGAAAGTATTCCTTCTATTTCCCCCACAAAGCTGGGATATCTTTCTTCCCGTTTCGGATATCGTCTGGATCCCTTTAATGGCGAACGGACGTTTCATCATGGAATTGATATTGCCGCTTCAACCGGTACCCATGTCTATGCCACAGCCGGTGGGAAAGTTGTCTATGCAAGGTATAACGGCGGTTATGGATATACGATTAAAATCGAACATGGCTATGGATTTGCCACAATTTATGCGCATTTAAGCCGCATGAATGTCCAAAAAGGGCAGATTGTCCGCCGGGGAGATGTCATTGGATTTATTGGAAGTTCCGGCCGCTCAACAGGCCCGCACCTTCACTATGAAGTGCGGTATCACAACAACCCCGTCAATCCTATCGAGTATATCTGGACCGACGCTTCGCTCTAATTTCAATTTCCAAAGCAATATAAATACCCGTTCCGGGAACCAATATAGACTTTATTCTCATGAACAACCGGTGTGGCTTCACAACCAAAAGGTTGCGCATCAAGCCTTTTTAAACGGCCTTCGGGAGAGTATTCAAACAGATATATTCCCCAGTAGCCGGCTGTGATGATTCTGTTACCCACGATAATGGGTGTCGATATGGAAGGACCGATAAGCACCGAATCCAAAACAACGGGTTTAAAGTACCAGGTGCTGCTATCCGGTCCCAATACCTTATAAGTTTGTGTGTTTTTATAATCGATGATGTATAAAAGGCTGTCCAAAGTATTGACAGCGGCAATATGGGGATATCCTTCCGGCCGGGTGTGGTCATTGACAGATGCACTGCCAATAATTCCGCCTTTCCACTCTGCCACTGCGGCATTCCCTACAGGCAGAAACCACTCCACGCAGGATGAATCAGGAGCTTTCTGTGGATTCAGCTTCATCACTCCGCCTTTTCCGGGGATGTGCTGCTTCTCAAGGGTCACCAGTAAACAACTGTCCGATGTGACTACCGGAGATCCGTCCATATCACTGCCGGTGATAAAATCCCAGTCAATCTGACGGGTTTTTAAATGGTATCCATACACATGCCCTGAACCGGATGTGATATATATGTGGTCTCCCAAAAGACAGGGGGAGCTCTCCGTGACCAGATTTAAGCCATGGGACCGGGTATCTTCCCTTGCATAAAGCCGGTGTGATTCCAGAATGCGTGGTTGAAGAAAGCCATCCCGCATTTCTGCCTTTTCCGGCCGGGGATCAAACACAATGAATTGTCCGTTTTCCAAACCTAAATGTGCCAGGGAATCAACAATCAGGGCCGATCCGTCCACATCCCGGCTGTAACTGGCAAAAAAGGGGACATTCATTTTCCACAGAGCTTTGCCCGAATGATAATCGATGGCCTGATAACTGGTAATGATAGGATGATCCAGGTATTTATTCAGTCCCAGCCGGCTTCCCTGCAGAATGATCAGTTGATCCTTGTCCGGAGACGCGTACAGGGTCCCTGTCCCTTTGATCACATCATCAAAAGCATATTGCCAGATCAATTCTCCATCAGAAGCCCGGATCTTTTTCAGGTGAT
This window of the Candidatus Neomarinimicrobiota bacterium genome carries:
- a CDS encoding glycoside hydrolase family 13 protein, which produces METDTVTLLIYGDDFTGFSAQTSGEFAKILEAHPYPNPAYYRVKLKILKSGTETITFKKKKGLFSHESATMEFPIAERTGKLPADINARDVIYLLMPDRFSDGDTDRNFIPGHKDPVRPEHPWGRRGGDLQGVINQLDYLGDLGITVLWMTPVFENNYINCYHGYTPTDLYAIEPHLGDFQTYRELVDKSQSLGIKVIMDHIINHISPSHPLAQNPPSSEWINYSVEDFEPCNYRIFDVINTWGPDSLREIVQSGWFAGYLADMNLRHDAVVDYWITHAIWWIETFGLDGIRQDTWPYSDTAGSATWARGVRKEYPGLFILGETMVFEKTPLSFFFSNRPDLQNGLSSITDFAHSSQIHQLTTGKTGIKTFYENLSLDFMYRNPSMMTVFMDNHDMGRFFTDTGEDIRVYVNAFTLLYGLRGIPQIYYGDEIGMTGGHDPENRKKFPGGFPDDATSAFTQDERNEVENLLYHQFRRWNRLRQEHPGLFTAPMKHILIGDSLYAAWRCDDYSILILIYNDDFEPASVTMNSLVPEINGKDAELISPLYNAEKIPLDTQYKTAIPAKTAVMWLFTGGRP
- the trxA gene encoding thioredoxin TrxA, coding for MAENVIHVNDSNFEKDVLKSEVPVVVDFWAEWCMPCRMIAPFLDEIAAEMEGKIIVAKVNVDHSPVTSQKFGIRSIPTLMIFKNGTVADSILGAVPKNVIRQKIQSNL
- a CDS encoding ATP-binding cassette domain-containing protein gives rise to the protein MLKLEKVTKHFEKVHAVQDVSFQVNRGSVYGLLGPNGAGKTTTIRMIMNIIQPDSGTIRIGDGTSGGTDSRMLGYLPEERGLYQKRKIREVIRFFGQLKGLSLKEAADHCQIWLDRFGMSDQADRKVSELSKGNQQKIQFIVATVSFPELLILDEPFTGLDPVNQIILKDIIREFRDEGKTIVLSTHQMDQVEQLCDHICLINKGQVVLEGALASIKEKHGDQQIEIRFKTRPEKIATGLFKSYDIQNKILRGYLPDDLSFKEAVRRLTDMWDIEGIARYTPSLEDIFIKLVEA
- a CDS encoding RNA polymerase sigma factor RpoD/SigA: MKHRKRDISYISRKWGVSPNLSSYLEEIAETEPLPPEEEIRLSQLIKQGDKDALNKMLCANLRFVVSIAKKYQNRGLPLEDLINIGNLGLIKAAHRYDESRGFKFISYAVWWIKQTILQALAEQSRTIRIPLTMVSIMNKYAREMEHLEQTFEREPNFEELAQDMDINQDTLEKTLQLSTSPLSVDAPVRDESDSYFLDIIEDEDADAPDSELMDESLKYELHDVLKNLTDREQKIIKMYYGLENYPKMTLEEIGEKVNLTRERVRQIKEKGIRKLRHISRARLLQKFLG
- a CDS encoding M23 family metallopeptidase; protein product: MTIYGSAQYLAGIYYEEKIKAITADNDDLTSVLSEMRTRISTLQNQIDVIVEKDKALRLYANLPEIDQDIRKMGVGGRVTEDFNLDNLDPEDESALEKMDLNLKALSQTIKLELMSYETLFETLQTQKDRFESIPSISPTKLGYLSSRFGYRLDPFNGERTFHHGIDIAASTGTHVYATAGGKVVYARYNGGYGYTIKIEHGYGFATIYAHLSRMNVQKGQIVRRGDVIGFIGSSGRSTGPHLHYEVRYHNNPVNPIEYIWTDASL